The genomic interval GTAAAGTGTACCTGCTGCTGCGCGAGCAGCTGTTTCGTTGAAGCTGTCCCCATTCTATCACCTGTCGAGGCAGGTGGAATATTGCTTGTATTTGGATTACTATGACCTTGGATGCAGAGCCAATGGAGGATATTGACATCGACGTAGTAGGAGAGGGCAGTAAAGGGGCTGAAGACGGCGATCTGAAGGCGTCAGCCTCTTTGGACACGAGAGTTGCGTCCGAGTATGGATCAGCCACGGCAACTTTGCCTGCTAATCAACATGATGAGGACGGTGCCTCTAATAGCTTGGCACCAAGGTCCCCCTCAATGTCGAACAAAAGCACACAAGTGAAGCCTCCGTACTCGTACATCGCTTTGATAACCATGGCCATTCTCCAGAGTCCGAAGAAGCGTCTCACTCTGAGCGAGATATGCGACTTCATCAGCCAGCGCTTCGCATACTACCGAGAGAAGTTTCCGGCATGGCAAAACTCCATCCGACACAACCTCTCGCTCAATGATTGCTTCATCAAAATGCCTCGAGAACCGGGCAATCCTGGCAAAGGGAATTACTGGACCATGGACCCCGACTCCTCCGACATGTTCGAGAACGGAAGCTTTTTACGGCGAAGGAAAAGGTTTAAGAGACAACACTTTAGgtttgggattctcaaagaaCAAGCGCTCGAAGCCACTGGCTTTCCCCATTTTCCTTACGGAAGATACGGGTTCGGTTCGGCTTGTCTGCAACTGCCACGTCTAGAAGTGTATCCTCTCCGCTTCCATCAGCATTCGCACCCGACCTGTGCGCCCGGAATCCCACCTGGCAGCAGCATCCTGCCCTCGCTGTCAACACTCCTATGCCGGAACGCGTTCGCTGCTAAAGCCTCTGCCGAGTCTCCTGGGATGGCCATCGAGTGCTTTAACCCGACTCGGCCTAATGCGCACTGTTCTGCACTTTCCCTCGACTCTCCATTCGTGTCTTCTGCCATGCTCCAGCACGGCACTTTCCCCCATTTTCTAAATCTACAATACGAGTACGAGAAACTCCAAACTTTGCGCTCGGACCTAACGAATAAACACATTGTCAGCAACTAGGCCTGGTCGTTTTAAATAAGCTGGCGACCACTTGATAAACTGTATCTTAAATGACTTAACTCTCAGGTACTCTTCCTCTTCTGTTACTGAAGGAATATCCACTCGTCTTTTCTGGAATACAAAATGTCATGCTATGATTGCGGATTGTATGATTGTGTCTGTTGTGCATTCTTTATCTTGAACAATTTAAGTGACGAGTTTCCCTCAACATttggaaataaataaatcatagtatttaaaataattttattgatttatttttgtcatGTTCAATAAAGATCAAATGTCATAAATGTGCACACTGAGTTTAAGTACCCATTAAGTCATTTAGTTTAGCATTTTAATATACCTGCAAAAACTCAAAACCTTTCGTTTTCATTTACTCTGGTTCTTACATTCTTGGTAAATATGCTATATATTGGCCTAATTGATTTTTTTCCCTTGACAGTATTGCGCATACATTTGTCTTATCACCAATTTCACCATGTATTGTTTTTGCAAATGATTTAGTTGTTTTAAGAAAATATGTCGAAATAAGATTCTCTTTTGGCAATAAATGCCATCTTCTGGGATGTTTCGGCCTTGATGCTGTTTGTCACATGTGTTGGTTATCAGAGTGTTCCCTCAAATATCAATTTAGTGTTTCTCTTATCAAGTTAATGGCTTGTGCCAATATTTAACCTTAAAGTTGCCATGGTTTTAAAGACAAATTTAGGGATTTAGAAAGGAAGGCAATAGCTTCGCGAAGAGTAGCCTATCAATACCCACCTAGAGACCATAATTTTAATATGGTAGTTGTGATTATTTATCAGATAGTGCGCGCATATGGCTATAATAAAATACGCGATTATGGGGTCTAGCCTATTCATCCTAGCATAGGAGGCTACTACAGTAACTTGTCCTAGATTAACGTCATCCACAAAATGCGCAATGACAGAGTTCGCGTTTGCCTCAGAACACACATTATGAATGAATGATCATCTTATGATTGGACCTAACGGTTTTAGCAGCTGTACGCAAGCTTCAGATAGCAGGCGGGTATTACCACAtccattaggcctactttctaTTGGGGTAATTGCCTGATTTTGCACGCTCAGGCCACACACAGCCTAGAGCCGTTAAGGAAAATACGCATAACACATTCGATGTCACATTCGTCACTCACTGGCTATTAAGTAATGACAGAATCCATAGTTGGCACCTGCTTCCAATTTAGGGAATTCTTTTTGGCACACACTGGCACAAAACGGGCACACAATGTCATATTTTCACATGGAGCACAATGTGGTATAATTTAACAACAATCCCACCCTAGTCCTTGAAATGAACATTTCGATTTTTACCTGTTGAGAGAAAGACCACACAGTgaaaatattaaatattaaatcaCACCCAGCAGCAACGACTATATCAAAGCAAAAATATATAGTCAAAGACCTAATGCCAATGGAATCAAGCAAATTTCAAAGCATACATTTGTAAGTGTATTTTTAGGGCATTGCAGTCAATTTCCTTGAAGTTATCAACAGCTCTTAATCATATCCACTGTTATATTCCTGAAACATATTTTCAAAGATTGACCAAGGCattttactgtacacatacaaggCAATGATTTAACCCCATGTAATCTAGACCTCTAAGCACACATGTGTAGGATACATAAATTAAGATATACATTTCCTTGTTCCAAATAATGGTGCACTAAGTACATCTCTATCTAAATTGATTAGCATAATCTCACTTACAAAGTTTGAGGAAGAAGATGGATATTGCCTAACAATTTTATTCATTTTAGAAGAGGTCATGGCAATgtgtaaaataaacaaaaagatTAGTACCCGGTGTGAGCAGGAAAACCACAGAAGAAATGATGGAGTGTGGAGGGTTTTctttgtgtattttaatataatTACATTTAGAACACCAATCTTAGAACAGGACCGCAGAAAAAGTAAATGTCAATAGAGCCGAGAAATAtagatgtgtgtttattcccTCCATTGACATGGactctttccatctcttcttttcattcattctctccATTATCTTATACTTTTTAAATAGCACTTCCCTTcaaaaaaaatctttaaaaaAGTTTAGTGGAAAAACAATTAGAAGTTAAGAATTTTTTCTGTGGAAAAAGCTGTGGTAGGTTCCTTCTGAACCACACACATTTCTTTGTTATCTTTCATACATTTGTTATAGTGTTATTTGTTATATTACAGACTAACTGCTACAAGTCACAGGGAGAAGGGCATTCAGGAAGAGAGACTCATTCAGGAAACAGATGAAATGTAAAACACAACAGAGTTTGACTGACAGGACTGAACAAGTTCTTGCACCTGACCAAATAGAAGCACAAAAAAATCATGTGTGAGCATGGATATGTGtctgtttatttatgtgtgtgtgtgtgtgtttgtgtgcctctatgtgtgcacgtgtgatgGAGAATTTGTTTATCGTATGAGCTTGACTTCCCTGCCTTTCTCTCCAAAGTGTTTATACTCTTTTACGTGTACTTTCACCATCTCGCCCCATCTGCAGTTACATTTCTTCCACATTACAGATGCTCTAATTCTACGCAAAAGcaatacacaaacactctgATGTATTGCTTTTCGTTAATACATAACAAATTATACTTTTTGAAAACATACAAATATGTGGTGGTTTGGATGGCTCAGGATCCCTTAtgaaatttgtcatttttggtgTGCGGAGGATTAACCAGGACATTAATAACGATGCAGTAGGACTGAATTGCAAATTGAATACGTCACCACGTAGCCCTGCTCTCTACGGTCAATCAGTGTCACATTAAGCATATTAACTGCCCTGTGGAGCTGATGACTGAGTGTGCATGTGACACTGTGTTCGGCTGGTGTGTAGGGTATGCGGTTGTGCACGGTTCATTTGTTACGagttagcataattcacatctTCCTCCTCAGGATAAGGGGAGTATTTCCCCCCGGAGTGTCTTGAGAGAGGTGGGGGAAAAAATGAGACGATGCTGTTAAAATACTGTCCTCTCACTGCCCGAAGGGAGAccccttccctttctctctctttcttttcctacTTCCATGAAGCCAAGCCAAACAGGAGGCAAACTGGTGCACGcgttgcacgcacacacacacacacacacacacacacacacacacacacacacactccacctccaCAGGTGCCCCGGCCAGCATGGAGGATGCGATCCCAGaccgcagagagagaaagagagagagagagagaaagagagagagagcggggaggTGAAGTGAGCCATGGCATGCACTCGCTCGCTTGCTTGCTGGCTTGCTGGCTGAGGCCAGGTCGTGTGGCGAGGATTAAAACACCTCAGGGCAAACTACATGCCTCACTGAAATAATCCCCCCTACCCCCCCTTTCCGAAGGTCAAGTGCCTCGCAAGCTCCTCCCGGAACGTCCTCTTTGAGGAGAGGAGCAGTGGCCGTGGCACGGCCGGCTTTTAAAGTGCAGTAACTCTGTGTGTTTTAAATGGCTCCAGTGTTGGATTTAGACGTGCCTGACCAACAAAGCGCAGGCAATGACAGAGTGATCTACAGTCCGCGGGGAAAGATGTGTAATGAGAGGGaggagacggaggaggaggtggcacGCAACGGCGGCCGCCACTGCGGCCCGTTTGATCTGAGAGGAAAGTTCTCACCCTACTCAGAAACTcagaggccacacacacacacacacacacactcacatatgcattttacatgtatgtatgtatgtgcacagacacacacacacacacatacacacacacacacacacacacacacacacacacacacacacacacacacacacatggaaagaaTAGGGATGACGAGATTTAAAAAATGGCTTTGCAGTGCAGTGAGTAAAAGATGATGTTGCTCCCTTTAGTCTGAACTAAGAGGTCATAACAactacatgtgcacacacacctttacatgTGCTAACGTTCACACTCATCATCCACCCTCttccaacagacacacacatgcacacgcacatgcacacatacacacgcatatgcgcgcacacacacacacacacacaccgggccTACTCGCCTTTATGCTTTTCCTGGCAAAGGAAGGTCTCTCTTTTTTGCCTCCTGCACCGCCCCCCCACTCAGTATTTTACAGTTATTCAATTATAAATCTTTTCCCCCCTTTTGCCTTCAACTGCTCCATGTTCGGCCCTGCCAGGTCCCGTAAAactgggggtggtgtgtgtgtgggggggggggggggggcacagagcTCTGCTTCCCTGGTCTCGTGCACGGGAATTTATGTGCGGGGGCGCAGTGGAGCGCAACGCCGTGGCGTGTTTTTCGGAAAAGGGGACCCCCCCTCCGTGACTAGTGCCAGCAGATGACAGTGACATATAGCAGGAAAGCCACCCAGAAGGGTAGAATGAGCTCACACCTCAGACATGCTCCcactgagagaagaggagggctggagaaagagagggagagaatgaggaaggagagagagagagagagagagagagatagatggaagAGAAAGTGAAAGCTTAGAAAGGAGGGTGTGATTAAAGACTGGGAATGTCCAGTCAAAATGACCAGTTGACTGCAGTTCTGAACTGACTGGCTGAATTGACGCGTCTTGAAGAGATCCTCTAGGTCCTCTAAGCACTGGAAACAAATATCTGTCCCAAAAATCCATTGGCAGGTGGCATCATGGATTCAATCAAGCCCATTTCTACATCTGCAAGACAACAAAGCATTCTTTTCAACACTGAACCCATGCCCAACGTGCCCCAGTTGGAGGGCGTGTGGTTTGA from Alosa sapidissima isolate fAloSap1 chromosome 3, fAloSap1.pri, whole genome shotgun sequence carries:
- the foxd7 gene encoding forkhead box transcription factor, which translates into the protein MTLDAEPMEDIDIDVVGEGSKGAEDGDLKASASLDTRVASEYGSATATLPANQHDEDGASNSLAPRSPSMSNKSTQVKPPYSYIALITMAILQSPKKRLTLSEICDFISQRFAYYREKFPAWQNSIRHNLSLNDCFIKMPREPGNPGKGNYWTMDPDSSDMFENGSFLRRRKRFKRQHFRFGILKEQALEATGFPHFPYGRYGFGSACLQLPRLEVYPLRFHQHSHPTCAPGIPPGSSILPSLSTLLCRNAFAAKASAESPGMAIECFNPTRPNAHCSALSLDSPFVSSAMLQHGTFPHFLNLQYEYEKLQTLRSDLTNKHIVSN